Genomic segment of Streptomyces longhuiensis:
AAGCCCTCGGCCTATTAGTACCAGTCACCTCCACCCGTTACCGGGCTTCCAGATCTGGCCTATCAACCCAGTCGTCTACTGGGAGCCTTAACCCCTCAAGGGGGTGGGAATACTCATCTCGAAGCAGGCTTCCCGCTTAGATGCTTTCAGCGGTTATCCTTTCCGAACGTAGCCAACCAGCCATGCCCTTGGCAGGACAACTGGCACACCAGAGGTTCGTCCGTCCCGGTCCTCTCGTACTAGGGACAGCCCTTCTCAATATTCCTACGCGCACAGCGGATAGGGACCGAACTGTCTCACGACGTTCTAAACCCAGCTCGCGTACCGCTTTAATGGGCGAACAGCCCAACCCTTGGGACCGACTCCAGCCCCAGGATGCGACGAGCCGACATCGAGGTGCCAAACCATCCCGTCGATATGGACTCTTGGGGAAGATCAGCCTGTTATCCCCGGGGTACCTTTTATCCGTTGAGCGACGGCGCTTCCACAAGCCACCGCCGGATCACTAGTCCCGACTTTCGTCCCTGCTCGACCCGTCGGTCTCACAGTCAAGCTCCCTTGTGCACTTACACTCAACACCTGATTACCAACCAGGCTGAGGGAACCTTTGGGCGCCTCCGTTACTCTTTAGGAGGCAACCGCCCCAGTTAAACTACCCATCAGACACTGTCCCTGATCCGGATCACGGACCCAGGTTAGACATCCAGCACGACCAGAGTGGTATTTCAACGACGACTCCCCCTGAACTGGCGTCCAGAGTTCAAAGTCTCCCACCTATCCTACACAAGCCGAACCGAACACCAATATCAAACTGTAGTAAAGGTCCCGGGGTCTTTCCGTCCTGCTGCGCGAAACGAGCATCTTTACTCGTAGTGCAATTTCACCGGGCCTATGGTTGAGACAGTCGAGAAGTCGTTACGCCATTCGTGCAGGTCGGAACTTACCCGACAAGGAATTTCGCTACCTTAGGATGGTTATAGTTACCACCGCCGTTTACTGGCGCTTAAGTTCTCAGCTTCGCACACCCGAAAGTGCACTAACCGGTCCCCTTAACGTTCCAGCACCGGGCAGGCGTCAGTCCGTATACATCGCCTTACGGCTTCGCACGGACCTGTGTTTTTAGTAAACAGTCGCTTCTCGCTGGTCTCTGCGGCCACCCCCAGCTCGAGGAGCAAGTCCTCTCACCAGTGATGGCCCCCCTTCTCCCGAAGTTACGGGGGCATTTTGCCGAGTTCCTTAACCATAGTTCACCCGAACGCCTCGGTATTCTCTACCTGACCACCTGAGTCGGTTTAGGGTACGGGCCGCCATGAAACTCGCTAGAGGCTTTTCTCGACAGCATAGGATCATCCACTTCACCACAATCGGCTCGGCATCAGGTCTCAGCCTTATGTGTGACGGATTTACCTATCACACGGCCTACACCCTTACCCCGGGACAACCACCGCCCGGGCTGGACTACCTTCCTGCGTCACCCCATCACTCACCTACTACAAGTCTGGTCCGTCGGCTCCACCACTTTCCTTTCCCCGAAGGGTCCGGAACGGCTTCACGGACTTAGCATCGCCTGATTCAATGTTTGACGCTTCACAGCGGGTACCGGAATATCAACCGGTTATCCATCGACTACGCCTGTCGGCCTCGCCTTAGGTCCCGACTTACCCTGGGCAGATCAGCTTGACCCAGGAACCCTTAGTCAATCGGCGCACACGTTTCTCACGTGTGTATCGCTACTCATGCCTGCATTCTCACTCGTGAACCGTCCACAACTCGCTTCCGCGGCTGCTTCACCCGGCACACGACGCTCCCCTACCCATCACGATCCCCGTTGGGGGTATATATCGCAATGACACGACTTCGGCGGTACGCTTGAGCCCCGCTACATTGTCGGCGCGGAATCACTAGACCAGTGAGCTATTACGCACTCTTTCAAGGGTGGCTGCTTCTAAGCCAACCTCCTGGTTGTCTGTGCGACTCCACATCCTTTCCCACTTAGCGTACGCTTAGGGGCCTTAGTCGATGCTCTGGGCTGTTTCCCTCTCGACCATGGAGCTTATCCCCCACAGTCTCACTGCCGTGCTCTCACTTACCGGCATTCGGAGTTTGGCTAAGGTCAGTAACCCGGTAGGGCCCATCGCCTATCCAGTGCTCTACCTCCGGCAAGAAACACACGACGCTGCACCTAAATGCATTTCGGGGAGAACCAGCTATCACGGAGTTTGATTGGCCTTTCACCCCTAACCACAGGTCATCCCCCAGGTTTTCAACCCTGGTGGGTTCGGTCCTCCACGAAGTCTTACCTCCGCTTCAACCTGCCCATGGCTAGATCACTCCGCTTCGGGTCTTGAGCGCGCTACTGAATCGCCCTATTCGGACTCGCTTTCGCTACGGCTTCCCCACACGGGTTAACCTCGCAACGCACCGCAAACTCGCAGGCTCATTCTTCAAAAGGCACGCAGTCACGACGCAAGGAACAAGTTCCTTGCGCGACGCTCCCACGGCTTGTAGGCACACGGTTTCAGGTACTATTTCACTCCGCTCCCGCGGTACTTTTCACCATTCCCTCACGGTACTATCCGCTATCGGTCACCAGGGAATATTTAGGCTTAGCGGGTGGTCCCGCCAGATTCACACGGGATTTCTCGGGCCCCGTGCTACTTGGGTGTCTCTCAAACGAGCCGCTGATGTTTCGACTACGGGGGTCTTACCCTCTACGCCGGACCTTTCGCATGTCCTTCGCCTACATCAACGGTTTCTGACTCGTCTCACAGCCGGCAGACTGTGAAAGAGAGATCCCACAACCCCACATGCGCAACCCCTGCCGGGTATCACACGCATATGGTTTGGCCTCATCCAGTTTCGCTCGCCACTACTCCCGGAATCACGGTTGTTTTCTCTTCCTGCGGGTACTGAGATGTTTCACTTCCCCGCGTTCCCTCCACATACCCTATGTGTTCAGGTATGGGTGACAGCCCATGACGACTGCCGGGTTTCCCCATTCGGAAACCCCCGGATCAAAGCCTGGTTGACGGCTCCCCGGGGACTATCGTGGCCTCCCACGTCCTTCATCGGTTCCTGGTGCCAAGGCATCCACCGTGCGCCCTTAAAAACTTGGCCACAGATGCTCGCGTCCACTGTGCAGTTCTCAAACAACGACCAACCACCCATCACCCCGAACCAGCAGATTCGAGTGCACTGGGGTCGGCACTGAAGGCGACCAATCGGCCGTACCTTCAGACACCCAACAGCGTGCCCGACCCGCTTCCGCCCGGAGATCATGCTTTCCACGCTCCGAAGAGCAGTACTCACAGCCTCCGACCCGAGAACCCGGTCGAATAGTCAACGTTCCACCCTTGAGCAACCACCGTCGGACATTTGCCGACGAAATGGCTCTTGGACCACCAGGTGAAACCTGGCAGCCAAAGTGCTCCTTAGAAAGGAGGTGATCCAGCCGCACCTTCCGGTACGGCTACCTTGTTACGACTTCGTCCCAATCGCCAGTCCCACCTTCGACAGCTCCCTCCCCACAAGGGGGTTGGGCCACCGGCTTCGGGTGTTACCGACTTTCGTGACGTGACGGGCGGTGTGTACAAGGCCCGGGAACGTATTCACCGCAGCAATGCTGATCTGCGATTACTAGCAACTCCGACTTCATGGGGTCGAGTTGCAGACCCCAATCCGAACTGAGACAGGCTTTTTGAGATTCGCTCCGCCTCGCGGCATCGCAGCTCATTGTACCTGCCATTGTAGCACGTGTGCAGCCCAAGACATAAGGGGCATGATGACTTGACGTCGTCCCCACCTTCCTCCGAGTTGACCCCGGCAGTCTCCTGTGAGTCCCCATCACCCCGAAGGGCATGCTGGCAACACAGAACAAGGGTTGCGCTCGTTGCGGGACTTAACCCAACATCTCACGACACGAGCTGACGACAGCCATGCACCACCTGTATACCGACCACAAGGGGGGCACCATCTCTGATGCTTTCCGGTATATGTCAAGCCTTGGTAAGGTTCTTCGCGTTGCGTCGAATTAAGCCACATGCTCCGCTGCTTGTGCGGGCCCCCGTCAATTCCTTTGAGTTTTAGCCTTGCGGCCGTACTCCCCAGGCGGGGAACTTAATGCGTTAGCTGCGGCACCGACGACGTGGAATGTCGCCAACACCTAGTTCCCACCGTTTACGGCGTGGACTACCAGGGTATCTAATCCTGTTCGCTCCCCACGCTTTCGCTCCTCAGCGTCAGTAATGGCCCAGAGATCCGCCTTCGCCACCGGTGTTCCTCCTGATATCTGCGCATTTCACCGCTACACCAGGAATTCCGATCTCCCCTACCACACTCTAGCCTGCCCGTATCGACTGCAGACCCGGGGTTAAGCCCCGGGCTTTCACAACCGACGTGACAAGCCGCCTACGAGCTCTTTACGCCCAATAATTCCGGACAACGCTTGCGCCCTACGTATTACCGCGGCTGCTGGCACGTAGTTAGCCGGCGCTTCTTCTGCAGGTACCGTCACTTTCGCTTCTTCCCTGCTGAAAGAGGTTTACAACCCGAAGGCCGTCATCCCTCACGCGGCGTCGCTGCATCAGGCTTTCGCCCATTGTGCAATATTCCCCACTGCTGCCTCCCGTAGGAGTCTGGGCCGTGTCTCAGTCCCAGTGTGGCCGGTCGCCCTCTCAGGCCGGCTACCCGTCGTCGCCTTGGTGAGCTTCTACCTCACCAACAAGCTGATAGGCCGCGGGCTCATCCTGCACCGCCGGAGCTTTCAACCCCCTCCCATGCGAGAGGGGGTGTTATCCGGTATTAGACCCCGTTTCCAGGGCTTGTCCCAGAGTGCAGGGCAGATTGCCCACGTGTTACTCACCCGTTCGCCACTAATCCACCCCGAAGGGCTTCATCGTTCGACTTGCATGTGTTAAGCACGCCGCCAGCGTTCGTCCTGAGCCAGGATCAAACTCTCCGTGAATGTTTCCGGGATATCCCGGTGAACACCACGAGAGCGGAATCGTCGGGAGGAATAATCCCCACGATTCACTGCGTCCTCGCTAGTGCGCCTCACCCCGGTGTGGGAGTGAGGACTTTTTCAAAGGAACCTCCAACCCACAAAGTGGGCCGGGGTTGTCAATCTGGCGTTGACTTTTGGCACGCTGTTGAGTTCTCAAGGAACGGACGCTTCCTTTGTACTCACCCGAGAGACTCTCTCAGGCTTTCCTCCGGGCAGTTTCCCTTCGGTCTTGCGTTTCCGACTCTATCAGACTCTTTCGTGTCCGATTTCCTCGGGGATCTTGCTCTGCTTTCCGGCCTTTCGGCTTTCCGGCGGTTCCGACTCTATCAGATCCTTTCGGGCCTGATTCCCAGTCAGCGGGGCTTGTCTTCGCGGCTGTTGGGCCGTTCCGACGTCCCAAACTTTAGCGGATTCCCCCGGCGGTTCCTAATCGGGCCGCCGCACCGAAATCGAATTGAATTCGGGCATGCCGAATTCGATCCCGGAGGGAGATCGTGCTGGTGGTTGGGTTGCCGCTTCAGCGGCGGAGGTGCTGTCGCAGAACCGTTACGGCTCCGTGGCAACTCGAAGAACCTTACGTATCGAGGAGGGGCATGTCAACACCCTCCTGGCAACTTCTTTTCAGTCGAGATCCGTGAGGCGGCCGCCGGCGTCCGGCTGGGCGTCCTCCACTCGGCGCAGCAGGCGGGTCAGGACCTCACCCAGGACGCCGCGCTCGTCGGAGGAGAGGTCCTGGAGAAGGTCTTCCTCGAAGCCAGAGGCGAGGCGCATCGCCTCGAGCCACTTGGCGCGGCCCTCGGTGGTGAGCTCGACGATGACGCGTACCCGGTTGGACTCGTCGCGGTCGCGGGTGACCAGGCCCTCGCCGACCATGCGGTCGATGCGGTGGGTCATCGCGGCCGGCGTGAGGCCCAGGCGCTTCGCCAGGTCGCCGGGGCCCATGCGGTACGGGGCGCCGGAGAGGACGAGGGCCTTGAGGACCTCCCACTCGGCGTTGGTGATGCCGAGGTTCGCGGTCTGGCGGCCGTAGGCGACGTTCATGCGCCTGTTGAGGCGGCCGAGTGCGGAGACGATCTGCTCGACCTGGGGGTCGAGGTCCTGGAACTCACGCTGGTACGCGGCGATCTGCTCGTCGAGGGTCGGCTCACTGTCGCCGGGGTTGTCGCCCATGGCCCGCAGTATGGCACGGGTCGCTTGGCGTTGAAGTCCTTCGATGTGTATTGTTTAGATCCTAACTTTAGCTTCGAAGTCTTCACTTCTAACTCCTAAGGCAGGTGAAAGTGACCAGGGCGATGGGCGCAGCGATGCGTCGGATCCAGGTGGGCAGCGCGCTGAGTTCGTTCGGCGTCGGGTTCACGGTCCCGTTCCTCTATGTGTACGTCGCTGAGGTGCGAGGTCTCGGGGCTGGAGCGGCGGGCATCGTGCTCGCCGCCTTCGCCATGGCCGCTCTGGTCGTCCTGCCGTTCACGGGGCGGGCCATCGACCGGCGCGGTCCGGTGCCCGTCCTGGTCGTCGCCACGCTGGTGGCGGCGGTCGGTGCCCTCGGGCTCGGGCTCGCCGGGAGTCGGACGACGGCGATCCTGTCGGCGGCGGTGCTCGGTGCGGGCACCGCCGTGATCCAGCCGGCGCTCGCCACGATGATCGTGTGGACGTCCACGCCGGACACCCGTACGCGCGCCTTCGCCATGCAGTTCTTCCTGCAGAACCTCGGCCTGGGCATCGGCGGGCTCATCGGCGGCCAGATCGTCGACGAGAGCCGTCCGTCGAGCTTCACGCTGCTCTTCGGTATCGAGGCCGTGATGTTCCTGGTGCTCGCCGGGGTCGTGGGTTTCGTGCGGATGCCGTACGCGCCGGCGATCGGCGGGGCGGTGCCGAAGGGTGGCTCCGGGACGGGCGGCGGGCTGCGGGCGCTGCTGCGGCACCGGGCGATGGTGCAGCTGTGCGTCCTCGGGTTCGTGCTGTTCTTCGCCTGCTACGGGCAGTTCGAGTCGGGCCTGAGCGCGTACGGCGTGGAGGCGGCCGGGATCTCCCCGTCGACGCTGGGCATCGCGCTCGCCGCCAACACCGCGATGATCGTGGTCGCGCAGTTCGCGGTCCTGAAGTTCGTCGAGCGGCGCAGGCGGTCCCGGGTCATCGCCGCGGTCGGGCTCGTGTGGGCGATCGCGTGGCTCGCGGCCGGGTACGCGGGTGTGGGGCACGGCAGCCAGGCCATGGCGACGGCCGCGTTCATCTCGACGTACGCGCTGTTCGGTCTCGGTGAGGCGATGCTGTCGCCGACCGTGGCCCCGCTGGTCGCCGACCTGGCACCGGCCGGGATGGTCGGGCAGTACAACTCGGCGTTCGCGCTGGTCAAGCAGCTCGCTCTGGCGGTCGGTCCGGCGGTCGGCGGACCCATGGGGGCCGCGCTGCACGGTCCGTACATCGTGACGTTCGTGCTGTTCTCGCTGGGGATCACGTTCCTCGCGGTGCGGCTCGGGCGGCATCTGTCGCCCGAGCAGGACCAGCCGTCGCTGGCGAAGAGCCGGATCGTGGCGGAGGGCGGGGCGTCGGCGGAACCGGTGCCCGCGGCCGCGGCCGTCTGAGGCTCCGTACGGATCACGGGGTGCGCGGCAGGGCGAATTCGCACCAGACCGCCTTGCCGCCGCCCGGGGTGCGCCGGGAGCCCCAGTTCGAGGCGATCGTGGCGACGATGGAGATGCCCCGGCCCGCCTCGTCGGCGGGCTCGGCGCGGCGGCGGCGCGGGAGGTGGTCGTCGCCGTCGGTGACCTCGATGATCAGTCGGCGGTCGGTGCGGCGGAGCCTGAGGCGCATGGGCGGGGTGCCGTGCTGGAGTGAGTTGGCGACGAGTTCGCTGGCGGCCAGGACGCCCAGGTCGTGCAGCTCGGGCGAGAAGCGCCAGCTGGCGAGTACCCCGGAGGCGAAGGCACGCGCGCGTGGGGCCGCTTCGACGCCGCCGAGGAGTTCCAGGGCGGCGTTGCGGAACAGCTCTCCGTCGGGTCCCGTGCGCGCCGGGTGCTGGAGGACGAGGACGGCCACGTCGTCGTCGTGGTCCGCGGTGACGCCTGCCGCGCGGATGAGGCGGTCGCACACGACCTGGGGTGTGCCGGTGGCGCCGGCGAGCGCGCGCTCCAGGGCCGCGACGCCCTCGTCGATGTCCTCGTCCCTGCGTTCGACCAGGCCGTCGGTGTACATGACCGCGGTCGATCCGGGGCCGAGCGGCACCGATCCCGAGGCGTGCAGCCAGCCGCCCGTGCCGAGCGGGGGTCCGGTGGGCTCCTCCGCGCGGTGGATCGTGCCGCTCTCGTCGCGTACGAGGATGGGGAGGTGGCCGGCCGAGGCGTACACGAGGCGGCCCTCGTTCGGGTCGTGGACCGCGTAGACGCAGGTGGCGATCTGGTTGGCGTCGATCTCGATGGCGAGGCCGTCGAGGAGCTGGAGCACCTCGTGCGGCGGCAGGTCGAGGCGGGCGTAGGCGCGGACGGCGGTGCGCAGCTGGCCCATGACGGCGGCGGCGCGCACCCCGCGGCCCATGACGTCGCCGATGACGAGGGCGGTGCGGCCGCCGCCGAGGGTGATCACGTCGTACCAGTCGCCGCCGACCGCGGCCTCGGTGCCGCCCGGCTGGTAGGTGGCCGCGATGCGCAGGTCGTCGGGCTGTTCCAGCTCCTGGGGCAGGAGGGAGCGCTGGAGGGTGACGGCGGTCTCGCGCTGGCGGCGCTCGCTGGCGCGCAGGCGCTCGGCGGCCTCGGCGTGGTCGGTGACGTCCGCAGCGAAGACCAGCACACCGGAGCCGCCCGCCCCTCCGTGTGCGCCGTCCGCGCCGTCGGCCGGGACCGTCACGGGTGTGCAGGTGAACGTGTACGAGCGGCCGCCGGCCACCTTGCGGGACTTGACCGTGCGCGGCTTGGCGCTGCGCAGGACCTGGTCGAGCAGTGGCAGCAGGCCGAGTTCCTCCAGCTCGGGCAGCGCCTCGCGCGCGGGTGCGCCGGTGGGGCGCTCGCCGAAGGCCGCGACGTACGCGTCGTTCACGTACGCGATGCGGTGGTCGGGGCCGTGGACGAGGGCGACGAGGGCGGGGATGCGGTCGAGGACCTCGCGTGCGGGCAGCTCGTCGATGCCGGCGGCGGGCGTGGGCGCGTCGCCGTCGGAAGCGTGTTCGTGGCGGGCGGCGGGCACGGCGCCTTCCCCTCGCTGGCTTTGGGAGACGCCATGGTCGGACCGCGCTGCCGCGCGGCGCTGCGTTCCGGGGAGCCGGGCGCTCCAGCGCGTGAAGTTCACTGTGGGGAAAGCCTCGTGAGGTCGGGTGGGGGCTCCCCATGCCCGGCCGGAGCCGGGAGCAGCGGGGAAGGGCAACGGGGCGGTCGGTCCGCCCACGGTCTGGGGCCGGCCGGGGTCATGGGCCAGTCTGACCGACCGGACTGACATCCGTCAGACGCCGGTCCTTGAGGGGGAGTTCCCCGGTCCGGTCAGGTCGACCCCTTCGGGTCCCGCGGCGGGTGCGACGGGGGGCTGCCGGGCGGGTTTCCCCCGGCCGCGAGTTCGAACTCCGCACGCGGCCGTTCGAGCGAGCCGAGGGAGACGATCTCGCGCTTGAAGAGCGCGGAGAGTATCCATTCGCTCAGGACACGGGCCTTCCGGTTCACGGTCGGCACCCGGCTCAGGTGGTAGACGCGGTGCATGAACCAGGCAGGGTAGCCCTTCAGCCTGCGCCCGTAGACGTGGGCGACACCCTTGTGCAGGCCGAGCGAGGCGACGGAGCCGACGTATGCGTGCTCGTAGTCGGTCAGGGGCTCGCCGCGCAGGGAGGCCACGATGTTGTCGCCGAGGACTCCGGCCTGGCGCACCGCGTGCTGGGCGTTGGGCGCGCATTCCTTGCCCTCCTCGCCGGCCGTGATGTCGGGGACCGCCGCCGCGTCGCCCGCGCCCCACGCGTGCGGGGCGCCGTCGACGGCGAGCTGGGCGGTGCATTTGAGGCGGCCGCGTTCGTTGCGCGGCAGGTCGGTCGCGGCGAGCACGGGGTGCGGTTTGACGCCCGCGGTCCACACGACGGTGCGGGTCGGGAAGCGGGAGCCGTCGTCGAGGACGGCGACCCGGTCCTCGCAGGATTCGAGCCGCGTCCCCAGGCGTACGTCGATGTTGCGGCGGCGCAGTTCACTGACGGTGTAGCGACCCATCTCCTCGCCGACCTCGGGGAGGATGCGATCGCTGGCCTCGACGAGGATCCACTTCAGGTCGTCCGCGGTGACGTTGTGGTAGTAACCGGCGGCGTAGCGGGCCATGTCCTCGAGTTCGCCGAGTGCCTCCACCCCGGCGTAACCGCCCCCTACGAAGACGAAGGTGAGGGCCGCGTCGCGGATGGCGGGGTCGCGGGTCGAGGAGGCGATGTCCAGCTGTTCGATGACGTGGTTGCGCAGCCCGATGGCCTCTTCGACGGTCTTGAAGCCGATGCCGTGGTCGGCGAGCCCCGGCACGGGCAGGGTGCGCGAGACGGAGCCGGGGGCCATGACGAGTTCGTCGTACGTGATCTCGACGGCGCCCGTGCCCTCCTCCTCGGTGGCGAGGGTGGTGAAGGTGGCGGTGCGCTTGCCGTGGTCGACGGACGTGACCTCGCCGACGATGACGCGGCAGCGGGGGAGGACGCGGCGCAGCGGCACGACGACGTGGCGCGGCGAGATGGATCCGGCGGCGGCCTCGGGCAGGAACGGCTGGTAGGTCATGTACGGGTCGGGGGTGACGACGACGATCTCGGTCCGGCCGCTTCTCAGTTCCGGTTTGAGTCTCTGCTGGAGGCGCAGGGCGGTGTACATCCCGACATAGCCGCCCCCTACGACGAGGACGCGCGTACGCGGGACTTCCGGGGCCGTCCCCCGGGAAGAAGCAGTCTTCGGCATCGGCACCACCCCATGACGCATCGGCCACTTGAGTTTGTCCACAGCCCCGGCAAATTGTGTGACCGGCGCTTACGCCGGCCGCCGGGTGGGCGAATTGCCGGAGTACGGGACATGTCCGCAGGTCAGCGCACATGTGGCGGGTGAGGCGAGGGGGTGCAATCGGGGTGGAATCGCCGCGTACTCCGTTCGGGGGGCGCTCCGTGCGGAACCTGCCCCTTCTGAATTGACTCCGGCTCAACTATGTTCGTGTGCTGTCGGGGTGTCGGGGGATGCGCTGACGGATCCGTCGGACGGATCCGTGGAACTTGCCTGTTCCTCACGCTCCGGCTGCCGATGGCGGGGAGAGTCTCCGGGGGGAGACGTCATTACCGGGGGAACACATATGCACATTCAGGACTCTCAATGGACTTCGACGGCTTCCGCGTCGGCCGTGGCCGGCGGACCGGCCGCCACGGGCGGTAACGGTCGCGGCGCGGGCGACAGTTCGCGTGCGGCGCCGCTCCGGGTGGACGCCCAGCGCAACCTGGAGCACGTCCTGCGCGCGGCGCGCGAGGTCTTCGGCGAGCTGGGGTACGGCGCGCCGATGGAGGACGTGGCGCGGCGGGCCCGGGTCGGTGTCGGCACGGTGTACCGGCGCTTCCCGAGCAAGGACGTACTGGTGCGGCGCATAGCCGAGGAGGAGACCTCCCGGCTCACCGACCAGGCGCGGGCCGCCCTCGGCCAGGAGGACGAGCCGTGGTCGGCGCTGTCGCGCTTCCTGCGCACGTCCGTCGCCTCCGGTGCGGGGCGGCTGCTGCCTCCGCAGGTGCTGCGCGTCGGCGTCGCCGACGAGCCGGCCGACGCGGCGGGCGCGCCGGGCGCGGTCCGGAACGAGACGCGGGTTCCGCAGCAGCGGCACGCCGTCGTCCCGCCCGACCTGCGTCTCGTGGAGCAGCGCACATCCTCGGTCACCGAGGCCGTACCGGCGGACGACGCGGGCGCCGCGGCGCTGCTGGAGGTCGTCGGGCAGCTCGTGGACCGGGCGCGCGCGGCGTCGGAGCTCCGCGAGGACGTGACGGTGGCGGACGTGCTGCTGGTCATCGCCACGGCGGCACCTTCGCTGCCGGACGCCGCACAGCAGGCCGCCGCGTCGTCGCGGCTTCTGGACATCCTGCTCGAAGGGCTGCGGTCGCGGCCCGCGTAGAGGCGGGCGGCACCTCGTAGGGCTGGGCTCCGCGAGGCGCCGGGTTTCCGCGAGGGACGTGACAGGCGTGGGGACGGCCGCGGGTGGCGCATGTGCGTCGCGCGCGGCCAACTCCCTTTTTGGGCACGCTCGTTGACCCCTACCCGTACGAGTGAAAGCTAGTACTTCGTTGGACGAAGTCTCCACGGATGAGTGGTTGGCGAGCACGGGCACGCGGTGCGGACCACCCGTGTGGCACTCTTTCCCGCGTGTTCGGGTCTGAGTGTGCAGTCGGGGGCTTTCCGCGATGAGCGTTGACGGGCGGGACGAGCCACTCGAGAGCAGGGGTGCGAGCGGCACCGAGACCGGTGGGCTGCCCGCGCGGCAGGTGCCGAGCCAGGGCGGTCCACTCCGGGACGGGGCACCGGACTCCGCTCCGTCCGAGCCCTCGGTCCCCACGGCCCCCTCCGCGGCCCCGGGCGAGAACGTCTCCGACCCGAGCGTGCCGCAGCAGCGGGAGCACGGTGCGGACGCGGGAACCTCCGCCCTGCCGCCCCCGCGGGAAAAGCCTCCGGGGGAAACGCTTTCGGCGGACGCCGACCTGATCACCCGTATGCGGTCCGGCGACGACACCGCGTACGAGGAGCTGTACCGCAGGCACTCGACCGCCGTCCGCCGTTACGCACGCACCTGCTGCCGGGACGGGCACACCGCCGACGACCTCACGGCCGAGGTGTTCGCGCGCATGCTCCAGGCCGTGCGCGGCGGCAGCGGGCCCGAGCACGCGGTGCGCGCCTATCTGCTGACCACTGTGCGCCGCGTCGCCGCGGGCTGGACGAAGTCGGCGAAGCGCGAGCACCTGGTCGAGGACTTCGCGGTGTTCGCCCAGCAGGCCGCCCGCTCCAGCGAGGTCTCCGACGACGACACGCTGGATCTCGGCGCCGACGTCCTCGCGATGCACGAGGCCGAGCAGTCCATGGCCATGCAGGCCTTCCGGTCCCTGCCCGAGCGCTGGCAGGCCGTCCTGTGGCACACGGAGGTCGAGGACGAGTCGCCCAGCGAGGTCGCCACGCTCTTCGGGCTCGACGCCAACGGCACGCGCGTGCTGGCCAAGCGCGCCCGCGAGGGCCTCAAGGAGGCGTACCTCCAGGCCCATGTGAGCACCACCCTCACCCAGGACGAGGAGTGCGCGCGCTACGCCGACCGGCTCGGCGCGTACGCCCGCGGCAGCCTGCGCACCCGGGC
This window contains:
- a CDS encoding MarR family winged helix-turn-helix transcriptional regulator: MGDNPGDSEPTLDEQIAAYQREFQDLDPQVEQIVSALGRLNRRMNVAYGRQTANLGITNAEWEVLKALVLSGAPYRMGPGDLAKRLGLTPAAMTHRIDRMVGEGLVTRDRDESNRVRVIVELTTEGRAKWLEAMRLASGFEEDLLQDLSSDERGVLGEVLTRLLRRVEDAQPDAGGRLTDLD
- a CDS encoding MFS transporter, translating into MGAAMRRIQVGSALSSFGVGFTVPFLYVYVAEVRGLGAGAAGIVLAAFAMAALVVLPFTGRAIDRRGPVPVLVVATLVAAVGALGLGLAGSRTTAILSAAVLGAGTAVIQPALATMIVWTSTPDTRTRAFAMQFFLQNLGLGIGGLIGGQIVDESRPSSFTLLFGIEAVMFLVLAGVVGFVRMPYAPAIGGAVPKGGSGTGGGLRALLRHRAMVQLCVLGFVLFFACYGQFESGLSAYGVEAAGISPSTLGIALAANTAMIVVAQFAVLKFVERRRRSRVIAAVGLVWAIAWLAAGYAGVGHGSQAMATAAFISTYALFGLGEAMLSPTVAPLVADLAPAGMVGQYNSAFALVKQLALAVGPAVGGPMGAALHGPYIVTFVLFSLGITFLAVRLGRHLSPEQDQPSLAKSRIVAEGGASAEPVPAAAAV
- a CDS encoding ATP-binding SpoIIE family protein phosphatase, with protein sequence MNFTRWSARLPGTQRRAAARSDHGVSQSQRGEGAVPAARHEHASDGDAPTPAAGIDELPAREVLDRIPALVALVHGPDHRIAYVNDAYVAAFGERPTGAPAREALPELEELGLLPLLDQVLRSAKPRTVKSRKVAGGRSYTFTCTPVTVPADGADGAHGGAGGSGVLVFAADVTDHAEAAERLRASERRQRETAVTLQRSLLPQELEQPDDLRIAATYQPGGTEAAVGGDWYDVITLGGGRTALVIGDVMGRGVRAAAVMGQLRTAVRAYARLDLPPHEVLQLLDGLAIEIDANQIATCVYAVHDPNEGRLVYASAGHLPILVRDESGTIHRAEEPTGPPLGTGGWLHASGSVPLGPGSTAVMYTDGLVERRDEDIDEGVAALERALAGATGTPQVVCDRLIRAAGVTADHDDDVAVLVLQHPARTGPDGELFRNAALELLGGVEAAPRARAFASGVLASWRFSPELHDLGVLAASELVANSLQHGTPPMRLRLRRTDRRLIIEVTDGDDHLPRRRRAEPADEAGRGISIVATIASNWGSRRTPGGGKAVWCEFALPRTP
- a CDS encoding NAD(P)/FAD-dependent oxidoreductase, encoding MPKTASSRGTAPEVPRTRVLVVGGGYVGMYTALRLQQRLKPELRSGRTEIVVVTPDPYMTYQPFLPEAAAGSISPRHVVVPLRRVLPRCRVIVGEVTSVDHGKRTATFTTLATEEEGTGAVEITYDELVMAPGSVSRTLPVPGLADHGIGFKTVEEAIGLRNHVIEQLDIASSTRDPAIRDAALTFVFVGGGYAGVEALGELEDMARYAAGYYHNVTADDLKWILVEASDRILPEVGEEMGRYTVSELRRRNIDVRLGTRLESCEDRVAVLDDGSRFPTRTVVWTAGVKPHPVLAATDLPRNERGRLKCTAQLAVDGAPHAWGAGDAAAVPDITAGEEGKECAPNAQHAVRQAGVLGDNIVASLRGEPLTDYEHAYVGSVASLGLHKGVAHVYGRRLKGYPAWFMHRVYHLSRVPTVNRKARVLSEWILSALFKREIVSLGSLERPRAEFELAAGGNPPGSPPSHPPRDPKGST
- a CDS encoding TetR/AcrR family transcriptional regulator; translated protein: MHIQDSQWTSTASASAVAGGPAATGGNGRGAGDSSRAAPLRVDAQRNLEHVLRAAREVFGELGYGAPMEDVARRARVGVGTVYRRFPSKDVLVRRIAEEETSRLTDQARAALGQEDEPWSALSRFLRTSVASGAGRLLPPQVLRVGVADEPADAAGAPGAVRNETRVPQQRHAVVPPDLRLVEQRTSSVTEAVPADDAGAAALLEVVGQLVDRARAASELREDVTVADVLLVIATAAPSLPDAAQQAAASSRLLDILLEGLRSRPA